In Gimesia benthica, a single window of DNA contains:
- the aspS gene encoding aspartate--tRNA ligase, whose product MLRTHTCGELRTDHVGQTVTLAGWVIRGRDHGGLAFIDLRDRYGVTQIVFNPDRDAEMHELARTLRAEDVIQVSGEVVLRDDRENEKLATGKIEVRAHELKVLNKSKTPPFEPGTSELPNEELRLTYRFLDLRSERLQHAMLVRHRLMKLTRDYFDNLQFLEIETPILGRSTPEGARDYLVPSRVHEGAFYALPQSPQIYKQILMISGYDRYFQIARCFRDEDLRADRQPEFTQIDIEMAFVEQEDILTLIDGLMATFLKELRGEEMALPLPRYDYAHVMEKYGSDKPDLRFGLELVDIGEIASNCDFAVFKKTMESGGRVRGLNAKGAADNYSRKDIDGLTEYVGEYGAKGLAFFKVTDEGLHSPIAKFFSDEDKQKIMDAMGAEVGDLLFFVADQCSVTSAALAALRNRLGKELKLYDPSDFKCCWVVNFPLLNYNEDEQRWDAEHHPFCQPVDEDVQYFESDPAKVRAQSYDLVINGYEAASGSVRVHDQKVQQTVFDLLGISADEAEERFGFLLQALRYGAPPHAGAALGLDRLVMLLCGNDNIRDVIAFPKTQKAADLLSGAPSEVDPHQLRDLRIKVDIPQ is encoded by the coding sequence GTGTTACGAACACATACCTGTGGCGAACTGAGAACAGACCATGTTGGACAGACTGTGACTCTGGCGGGTTGGGTCATCCGTGGTCGCGATCATGGGGGCCTGGCCTTCATCGACCTCCGCGACCGCTACGGGGTCACCCAGATTGTGTTCAATCCGGATCGTGATGCCGAGATGCACGAGCTGGCGCGTACCCTGCGTGCCGAGGATGTGATCCAGGTCAGCGGTGAAGTCGTGCTGCGGGACGACCGCGAAAACGAGAAGCTGGCGACCGGGAAGATCGAAGTCCGGGCGCATGAACTCAAAGTACTCAACAAAAGTAAAACACCGCCATTCGAACCGGGTACGTCCGAACTGCCCAACGAAGAGTTGCGGCTCACCTACCGCTTCCTCGATCTGCGGAGCGAACGTCTGCAGCACGCGATGCTGGTACGTCATCGCCTGATGAAACTGACCCGCGACTATTTTGACAACCTGCAGTTCCTGGAAATCGAAACCCCCATCCTGGGACGCAGCACACCGGAAGGAGCCCGCGATTACCTGGTGCCCAGCCGCGTACACGAAGGTGCGTTCTACGCCCTGCCTCAGTCACCACAGATCTACAAACAGATCCTGATGATCTCAGGCTACGACCGCTACTTCCAGATCGCCCGCTGCTTCCGTGACGAAGACCTGCGTGCCGACCGTCAGCCGGAGTTCACCCAGATCGATATCGAGATGGCGTTCGTCGAACAGGAAGACATCCTGACGCTGATCGACGGACTGATGGCGACCTTCCTGAAAGAGCTGCGGGGCGAAGAAATGGCCCTGCCTCTGCCACGGTATGACTATGCCCACGTGATGGAAAAATACGGCTCGGACAAACCGGACCTCCGCTTCGGCCTGGAACTGGTCGACATCGGAGAGATCGCAAGCAACTGTGACTTCGCCGTATTCAAAAAGACCATGGAATCAGGCGGTCGCGTACGTGGCCTGAACGCCAAAGGTGCCGCCGACAACTACAGCCGCAAAGACATCGACGGTCTGACCGAGTATGTGGGCGAATACGGAGCCAAAGGCCTGGCGTTCTTCAAAGTGACTGACGAAGGTCTGCACTCCCCGATCGCCAAGTTCTTCTCGGATGAAGACAAACAGAAGATCATGGACGCCATGGGAGCCGAAGTCGGCGACCTGCTGTTCTTCGTCGCCGACCAGTGTTCGGTTACCTCCGCTGCCCTCGCGGCACTTCGCAACCGCCTGGGTAAAGAACTCAAGCTGTACGATCCGAGTGACTTCAAATGCTGCTGGGTCGTCAACTTCCCGCTGCTCAACTACAACGAAGACGAACAGCGGTGGGACGCCGAGCATCACCCGTTCTGTCAGCCTGTTGATGAAGACGTGCAGTACTTTGAAAGTGATCCTGCCAAGGTGCGTGCCCAGTCGTACGACCTGGTCATCAACGGATACGAAGCAGCCAGCGGTAGCGTCCGTGTGCACGATCAGAAAGTCCAGCAGACCGTCTTCGACCTGCTGGGGATCTCAGCTGACGAAGCGGAAGAACGTTTCGGCTTCCTGCTGCAGGCACTGCGTTACGGGGCACCACCGCACGCCGGGGCTGCTTTAGGCCTGGACCGACTGGTGATGCTGCTCTGCGGTAACGACAACATCCGCGACGTCATCGCGTTCCCCAAGACCCAGAAAGCGGCCGACCTGCTCAGCGGTGCACCTTCGGAAGTGGATCCGCACCAGCTGCGTGATCTGCGGATCAAAGTTGACATTCCCCAATAA
- a CDS encoding DUF3592 domain-containing protein: MNRRHNRMTNVGRKLVMFLGFLFIFVGYILAYEKGLPLLDRAKASKTWPTVEGVVLESRVESHRSSNSSSSTYSPHVVYRYQVEGKDFEGETVWFGNDVSTSDRSMSEETIRKYPVKQNITVYYDPADHAIAVLEPGVFKTTYFFYLFGWLFLGLGILMASSILFRSLIRLFRGGANMQTSAESAG; this comes from the coding sequence ATGAATCGCAGGCATAACCGAATGACCAATGTCGGCCGCAAGCTGGTGATGTTCCTCGGATTTCTTTTTATCTTCGTGGGTTACATTTTAGCTTACGAGAAGGGCCTTCCGCTGCTGGATCGCGCCAAAGCCAGCAAAACCTGGCCGACCGTGGAAGGGGTCGTTCTGGAATCGCGGGTCGAGTCACATCGTAGCAGCAACTCCAGTTCGTCGACTTACTCTCCCCACGTCGTCTATCGCTACCAGGTGGAAGGTAAAGACTTTGAAGGGGAGACCGTCTGGTTCGGGAACGATGTCTCGACGTCCGACCGCTCCATGTCGGAAGAGACGATCCGCAAGTATCCGGTCAAGCAAAACATAACCGTCTATTACGACCCCGCGGATCATGCGATCGCGGTGCTGGAACCCGGGGTTTTCAAAACCACGTATTTCTTTTACCTGTTTGGCTGGCTGTTCCTCGGCCTGGGAATCCTGATGGCCAGCAGCATTCTGTTCCGTTCCCTGATACGCCTGTTTCGAGGCGGGGCAAATATGCAGACATCGGCAGAGTCTGCCGGTTAA
- a CDS encoding outer membrane protein assembly factor BamB family protein encodes MKSVTPFLFCLAGLSLWACSEATSESMTQRADAAQNSSAETLPEVITEISFKDAQTKATPQVGFWPHWLGPNYDGISPETNWRADWSKEPPNVSWRKNVGIGYSSISAANGRIYTMGHKEGNETVYCLNADTGEIIWQQSYPAELIDNLNAGGPGATPTIDGAFLYTNSRDGRLICFEIETGKKVWEKILPKVYDMEIPEWGFTCSPLIRGDRLYVEAGRLVALEKQTGKEIWKSKAYMPGYGTPAAFENAGTRYLAILNNDCLSIAREEDGKEVASFAWPSPFDTNSTTPIIDGKTIFISSGYGKGCALLDFENETLKSRYTNRDLKNHFNNSVLYQGHLYGMDGNSNLGRIVRLTCMDHQTGKVKWREAGFGCGSLLIAAGKLIILSDKGMLVTAEATPEAFKEISRFKVLDHQCWTVPVLSDGRLYCRDSAGNLACVDLRNKPTR; translated from the coding sequence ATGAAGTCAGTCACCCCGTTTCTGTTCTGTCTGGCAGGCCTGAGCCTGTGGGCGTGCAGTGAAGCGACATCCGAATCGATGACGCAGCGCGCAGACGCGGCGCAGAACTCCTCGGCAGAAACACTTCCCGAGGTGATCACGGAGATTTCGTTTAAGGACGCCCAGACCAAGGCGACTCCCCAGGTTGGTTTCTGGCCTCACTGGCTGGGCCCCAACTATGACGGCATCTCCCCAGAGACCAACTGGCGCGCCGACTGGTCCAAAGAGCCGCCGAACGTGTCCTGGCGAAAAAATGTGGGTATCGGCTACAGCTCAATTTCCGCAGCGAATGGCCGCATCTACACGATGGGGCACAAAGAGGGCAACGAAACCGTTTACTGCCTGAATGCCGACACGGGCGAAATCATCTGGCAGCAATCGTATCCCGCGGAACTGATCGACAACCTGAATGCAGGCGGTCCGGGTGCGACCCCCACCATCGATGGCGCGTTCCTGTATACCAACAGCCGCGACGGACGACTGATCTGCTTTGAAATTGAAACCGGTAAGAAAGTCTGGGAGAAAATCCTGCCGAAAGTGTATGACATGGAGATCCCCGAGTGGGGCTTTACCTGTTCGCCGCTGATCCGTGGAGATCGCCTGTATGTCGAAGCAGGACGTCTGGTCGCGCTGGAGAAACAGACGGGTAAGGAAATCTGGAAATCGAAAGCCTACATGCCGGGCTATGGCACGCCGGCCGCGTTTGAGAATGCAGGCACCCGTTACCTGGCAATTCTGAATAACGATTGCCTGTCAATCGCCCGTGAAGAGGACGGTAAAGAAGTCGCTTCGTTTGCCTGGCCTTCTCCCTTCGATACGAATTCCACCACCCCCATCATCGATGGCAAGACCATCTTTATCTCTTCCGGTTATGGCAAAGGCTGTGCGCTGCTTGACTTCGAAAATGAAACGCTGAAGTCGCGGTACACGAATCGGGATCTGAAGAACCATTTCAACAACAGTGTGCTCTACCAGGGACACTTATACGGCATGGACGGCAACTCGAACCTGGGACGCATCGTACGCCTGACCTGCATGGATCATCAGACCGGGAAAGTTAAATGGCGGGAGGCGGGCTTCGGCTGCGGTTCCCTGCTGATCGCCGCTGGCAAGCTGATTATCCTCTCGGATAAAGGGATGCTGGTGACCGCGGAAGCCACCCCCGAAGCGTTTAAGGAAATCTCCCGCTTCAAGGTGCTCGACCATCAATGCTGGACGGTCCCCGTGCTGAGTGACGGCCGACTCTATTGCCGGGACTCAGCCGGAAACCTGGCCTGTGTGGACCTGCGGAATAAGCCCACCCGCTAG
- a CDS encoding FliM/FliN family flagellar motor switch protein: MNLIPLDAGEAEEFRAYAVESLLNEVMQGAPADWAALLRLNVFPGESETEAEESDGQSPSAVIPVIWPLTNVPVAETASAEPDPAPEPAATQSAEKSASSAAPAAAMSSGHNPLNRITKLPVQAIVKLASKKIEMNQLLSICPGSLITFDKACEDPLEMYINNQVYCLGEAVKIGENFGLKIDKVGFQKEYKTKIIEF; this comes from the coding sequence ATGAACCTGATCCCGCTGGATGCAGGTGAAGCTGAAGAGTTTAGAGCTTACGCGGTTGAGAGTTTATTAAATGAAGTCATGCAGGGTGCTCCCGCCGATTGGGCAGCATTACTGCGCTTGAATGTGTTTCCGGGTGAATCGGAAACCGAAGCAGAAGAGAGTGACGGCCAGAGCCCGAGTGCTGTGATCCCTGTAATTTGGCCCCTGACGAACGTGCCAGTTGCAGAAACCGCATCCGCGGAACCCGATCCGGCGCCTGAACCGGCCGCCACTCAGTCTGCTGAGAAATCCGCGTCCTCGGCTGCTCCCGCGGCAGCGATGTCCAGTGGTCATAACCCGTTAAACCGCATCACCAAATTGCCCGTGCAGGCGATCGTGAAACTGGCATCCAAAAAAATCGAGATGAACCAGCTGCTCTCTATCTGCCCGGGCTCGCTGATCACCTTCGACAAAGCTTGCGAAGATCCCCTGGAAATGTATATCAACAACCAGGTCTACTGCCTGGGTGAAGCGGTCAAAATTGGGGAAAACTTCGGCCTCAAGATCGACAAGGTTGGCTTTCAAAAGGAATACAAAACGAAGATTATTGAATTCTGA
- a CDS encoding RrF2 family transcriptional regulator, whose amino-acid sequence MFSQTVEYALRAIVHLADQAPNPCTTEQIAKATKVPQAYLSKVLQSLRQSSVVHSQRGIGGGISLVKRPDELSLLEVVNAVDPICRITTCPLGLKGHGANLCPLHRKLDDAMKETETAFGDTTLADILNSSTSSYPLCNEPVERLTQLGGPTIVPSN is encoded by the coding sequence ATGTTTTCGCAGACTGTTGAATATGCACTTCGAGCAATTGTTCACCTGGCGGATCAGGCTCCGAACCCCTGCACCACCGAGCAAATCGCCAAGGCAACCAAGGTTCCCCAGGCGTATCTTTCGAAAGTGCTGCAAAGCTTAAGGCAGTCCAGTGTCGTGCATTCTCAGCGTGGCATCGGGGGTGGCATTTCGCTGGTAAAGCGCCCCGATGAACTCAGCCTGCTGGAAGTCGTGAACGCCGTGGATCCGATCTGCCGCATTACCACCTGCCCGCTGGGGCTGAAAGGCCACGGTGCGAATTTATGCCCGCTGCACCGCAAACTGGATGACGCCATGAAGGAAACGGAAACGGCTTTCGGCGATACCACACTGGCCGATATTCTGAATTCCTCGACCAGCAGTTATCCGCTCTGCAATGAACCGGTTGAGCGTCTGACTCAACTGGGCGGCCCCACCATCGTGCCTTCCAACTGA
- a CDS encoding protoglobin family protein — protein MKHIDEEKLEVDLSYRFQYLEEFIGITEDDLGAVHGAAGILAPLVPALVDAVYDQLFTYDCTKRHFVPRQSGYEGEIPESLETLTLDHEMIQFRKQHLARYLESLVTRPYDAKMVEYLDMVGKIHTPKAGSKDLDVPLVQMNALMGFVSTALISTILGLNLDRETEVKTLVAFNKLLWVQNDLITRHYQA, from the coding sequence ATGAAACACATTGATGAAGAAAAACTGGAAGTTGATCTGTCTTACCGGTTCCAGTATCTCGAGGAATTCATTGGGATTACGGAAGACGATCTGGGGGCAGTTCATGGTGCGGCGGGCATTCTGGCACCTCTGGTACCGGCCCTGGTTGATGCCGTATATGATCAACTCTTCACATATGATTGCACAAAACGACATTTCGTGCCACGCCAATCCGGGTATGAGGGGGAAATTCCCGAAAGCCTCGAAACCCTGACCCTGGACCACGAAATGATCCAGTTTCGCAAACAGCATCTGGCCCGCTACCTGGAATCGCTGGTCACCCGGCCTTACGACGCAAAAATGGTGGAATACCTGGACATGGTCGGCAAAATCCACACTCCCAAGGCTGGCAGCAAAGATCTGGATGTGCCTTTGGTGCAGATGAACGCACTGATGGGATTCGTCTCAACCGCGCTGATCAGCACGATTCTCGGTCTGAATCTGGATCGTGAAACCGAAGTCAAAACCCTGGTCGCGTTCAATAAGCTGCTCTGGGTACAGAACGATCTGATCACCCGCCATTACCAGGCGTAG
- a CDS encoding TIGR00266 family protein: MSMQCHEVDYEIFGSDLQIVEIILDPGESVVAEAGSMNYMEDGIRFEARMGDGSRPDDGFLGKLFKAGKRMLSGESLFMTHFTNDGRGQKRVAFAAPYPGKIIAIDMSKIGGTITCQKDSFLCAALGTEVTMAFNKRLGSGFFGGEGFILQRLSGDGMAFVHAGGTVIKKKLQGETLRVDTGCIVAFTGDIDYSIEKAGNLKSMVLGGEGLFLATLSGHGTVLLQSLPFSRLADRVLAHAPSAGGSSRGEGSVLGGLGDMFGDS; this comes from the coding sequence ATCAGCATGCAATGCCACGAAGTTGACTACGAGATTTTTGGTTCCGACCTGCAGATTGTGGAAATCATCCTCGATCCGGGGGAATCGGTGGTCGCCGAGGCGGGCAGCATGAATTACATGGAAGACGGGATTCGCTTTGAAGCCCGAATGGGCGATGGTTCACGCCCAGACGATGGGTTTCTGGGTAAACTGTTTAAAGCGGGCAAACGGATGCTTTCCGGTGAATCGCTCTTCATGACTCATTTCACCAATGATGGTCGGGGACAGAAACGGGTCGCATTCGCCGCCCCGTATCCCGGGAAGATCATCGCCATTGATATGAGTAAGATCGGCGGCACGATTACCTGTCAGAAAGACTCCTTCCTGTGTGCGGCACTGGGTACGGAAGTCACGATGGCGTTTAACAAACGCCTGGGCTCCGGCTTTTTCGGCGGGGAAGGTTTTATTCTGCAGCGACTCAGCGGTGACGGGATGGCGTTTGTGCACGCTGGTGGAACGGTCATCAAAAAGAAACTCCAGGGGGAGACGCTCCGCGTGGATACGGGTTGCATCGTCGCCTTCACGGGGGACATCGATTACAGCATCGAGAAAGCAGGGAACCTGAAATCAATGGTACTCGGCGGCGAAGGCCTGTTTCTGGCGACACTTTCGGGACATGGTACCGTGCTGCTGCAGAGTCTGCCTTTCTCACGGCTGGCAGATCGAGTGCTCGCACATGCGCCTTCCGCCGGCGGTTCATCCCGCGGGGAGGGCTCTGTCCTGGGAGGCCTGGGTGATATGTTTGGTGACAGCTGA
- a CDS encoding thiazole synthase, which produces MATIGDTESALVLGTHHLNSRLIVGTGKYTTYELMQESLEISGSEVITVAVRRERLIDADGRNILDFIDLDKYTILPNTAGCFSADDAVRVARMGREILRGLENPGADWVKIEVLGDTKTLLPDPVATLEATKQLVDEGFSVLCYSTDDPITAKRLKDAGATSVMPAGSPIGSGQGILNPNNIRICLEYLKEDDPDYPVIVDAGVGTASDVTIAMELGCDGVLLNTGIAGAQDPVRMARAMKNAIEAGRDAYLAGRIPRKLYATASSPETGIIAPKA; this is translated from the coding sequence ATGGCAACAATTGGCGATACCGAATCGGCCCTGGTACTGGGCACACATCATCTGAACTCCCGACTGATCGTCGGCACGGGTAAATACACCACGTACGAACTGATGCAGGAAAGCCTGGAAATCAGCGGTTCGGAAGTGATTACCGTCGCCGTGCGTCGTGAGCGATTGATCGACGCCGACGGCCGGAATATTCTAGACTTCATCGACCTCGACAAATACACGATCCTGCCGAACACCGCCGGCTGCTTCTCTGCAGACGATGCCGTACGTGTCGCGCGGATGGGACGCGAAATTCTGCGGGGCCTCGAAAATCCGGGAGCCGACTGGGTCAAAATTGAAGTTCTGGGTGATACGAAAACCCTGCTCCCCGACCCGGTCGCCACACTCGAAGCGACGAAACAACTGGTCGACGAAGGCTTTTCGGTGCTCTGCTATTCCACCGACGATCCGATCACCGCGAAGCGTCTGAAGGACGCGGGGGCAACCTCGGTCATGCCGGCGGGCAGCCCGATCGGCAGTGGTCAGGGAATTCTGAACCCGAACAATATCCGCATCTGTCTGGAGTACCTCAAAGAGGACGACCCGGACTATCCGGTGATTGTCGATGCGGGCGTAGGAACCGCCAGCGATGTGACGATCGCCATGGAACTGGGTTGCGACGGCGTATTACTCAATACGGGTATCGCCGGCGCGCAGGACCCCGTCCGCATGGCCCGGGCCATGAAAAACGCAATTGAAGCCGGCCGCGACGCTTACCTGGCGGGACGCATTCCCCGCAAGCTCTACGCCACGGCCTCCAGTCCCGAAACCGGGATTATTGCGCCAAAGGCTTAA
- the thiS gene encoding sulfur carrier protein ThiS: MQIQVNGEPREVPDAFTVAELLAQLELQPRYLAVERNLILIPREEHANCQLEAGDRLEIVTLVGGG; this comes from the coding sequence GTGCAAATTCAGGTCAACGGTGAACCCCGTGAGGTTCCCGATGCTTTTACAGTGGCTGAACTGCTGGCCCAGCTCGAACTGCAGCCCCGCTATCTGGCTGTTGAACGAAACCTGATCCTGATTCCCCGTGAAGAACATGCCAACTGTCAGCTGGAGGCCGGGGATCGTCTGGAAATCGTAACGCTGGTAGGCGGTGGATAA
- a CDS encoding ClpP family protease: MTKRRRTSTESNLKSYPEKARSLRSFVPQDKEPDWEISLSGDLGDKESDLVARLVDVPRGSRGTIYFDSPGGSVYAGLTLASLIRLRQLNVAGVALGECSSAAILPFAACKHRFVTIYTTLLFHPIRWQSEDEVRLEEAAEWARHFKVLETDFDRLQAQLFGCRQSVLDRWTRPGRFVSGQELADAGLAQLIDPFSTEDQWKVIEAR; this comes from the coding sequence ATGACGAAACGAAGACGGACAAGTACAGAATCCAATCTGAAATCCTATCCCGAGAAAGCACGTTCACTGCGCAGTTTTGTGCCTCAGGATAAAGAGCCGGACTGGGAAATTTCACTCTCGGGAGATCTGGGAGACAAGGAATCCGATCTGGTGGCCAGACTGGTTGACGTCCCGCGTGGCAGTCGGGGCACAATTTATTTCGACTCCCCCGGTGGTTCAGTCTATGCCGGTCTGACACTGGCCAGCCTGATCCGATTGAGGCAGCTTAACGTGGCTGGCGTGGCTTTGGGTGAATGCTCTTCCGCTGCCATCCTGCCGTTTGCCGCCTGTAAGCATCGCTTCGTTACCATATACACCACGCTGCTGTTTCATCCGATTCGCTGGCAGAGCGAAGACGAGGTTCGCCTCGAAGAAGCCGCAGAGTGGGCACGACATTTTAAAGTACTGGAAACCGATTTCGATCGTCTCCAGGCACAGCTGTTTGGTTGCCGACAGAGCGTTCTCGATCGCTGGACGCGCCCCGGACGCTTCGTCTCCGGACAGGAACTGGCCGATGCAGGGTTGGCACAACTCATCGATCCTTTTTCCACCGAAGACCAGTGGAAGGTCATCGAGGCAAGATAG
- a CDS encoding DUF6807 domain-containing protein — protein MKTVLSILCLFVGLSTAVGAAEGTVDIKKNGSKFSVTIDGKPFATYNTSADLPKPFFSPVRAADGTVITRSLVDPEDHPHHKGVWVAVDEVNTVDFWAEKGKIKNTGVKIVKASGNPAVMKVTNEWLGEDNKPIITENTLISIYANRLMTYNITFTAGAKPVVFEDTKEGLFGIRLPNGMREKEDGSVVNSKGVKGTKDTWGKPTEWIDYYGPLNGKVYGVTLMDSPQNYKQSRYHVRNYGLFTISPFGDHAYTNKKQPADHKHLKAGEKMNLKYGLYIHSGDTRQGHVADAYQQFLDVTKKKATKKKVTQQKPAAKPAKKVAAAPQKPAAPAKTAEPQMKPVPETEAVPANNCECQPAQQPQPRRGLFGRLRFRR, from the coding sequence GTGAAAACCGTGTTAAGCATACTCTGTCTGTTTGTCGGCCTCTCGACCGCTGTGGGTGCCGCAGAAGGTACCGTCGACATCAAGAAAAATGGAAGCAAGTTCAGTGTGACCATCGATGGGAAACCGTTTGCGACCTATAACACCAGTGCTGACCTGCCTAAGCCCTTCTTCTCACCGGTCCGCGCTGCTGACGGCACCGTGATTACCCGTTCGCTCGTCGATCCCGAAGATCACCCGCACCACAAAGGGGTCTGGGTGGCCGTCGATGAAGTCAACACCGTCGACTTCTGGGCCGAGAAAGGCAAAATCAAAAACACCGGCGTGAAAATCGTCAAAGCCTCAGGTAATCCGGCTGTGATGAAAGTCACCAACGAATGGCTCGGTGAAGATAACAAGCCGATCATTACCGAAAATACCCTGATCTCGATCTACGCTAATCGTCTGATGACATACAACATCACCTTTACCGCAGGTGCAAAACCAGTTGTCTTTGAAGACACCAAAGAAGGCCTGTTCGGAATTCGTCTGCCCAACGGCATGCGGGAAAAAGAAGATGGTTCGGTCGTCAACAGCAAAGGCGTCAAAGGGACCAAAGACACCTGGGGTAAGCCCACCGAATGGATCGATTACTACGGTCCGCTGAACGGAAAAGTTTACGGCGTTACCCTGATGGATTCTCCTCAGAACTACAAGCAGTCCCGTTACCACGTACGTAACTACGGTCTGTTTACCATCAGCCCGTTCGGCGATCACGCTTATACCAACAAGAAACAGCCCGCCGACCACAAGCACCTCAAAGCGGGTGAAAAGATGAACCTGAAATACGGTCTCTACATTCACTCCGGAGATACCAGGCAGGGTCACGTGGCTGACGCTTATCAGCAGTTTCTGGACGTCACTAAAAAAAAAGCGACTAAGAAAAAAGTGACACAGCAGAAACCGGCTGCGAAACCCGCCAAGAAAGTCGCCGCCGCGCCTCAAAAGCCGGCAGCACCTGCCAAGACTGCTGAACCCCAGATGAAACCGGTTCCGGAAACGGAAGCAGTTCCTGCAAATAACTGTGAATGTCAACCCGCTCAGCAGCCGCAACCACGTCGCGGTCTGTTCGGTCGTCTGCGATTTCGCCGATAA